In the Candidatus Eremiobacterota bacterium genome, ACTGCGCCGAGGTCGGCCGCGTCAAGAAGCGCGCCTTCCGCGACCACGACTACTGGGCGAAGCCGGTCCCCGGCTTCGGCGATCCGAACGCGCGCGTGGTTCTGGTCGGGCTGGCGCCCGGCGCGCACGGGTCGAACCGTACCGGCCGCGTCTTCACCGGCGACGGGAGCGGGGAGTGGCTGTACCGGGCGCTGCACAAGGCCGGCTTCGCGAGCCAGCCGGTCGCGACGCACCGCGGCGACGGAATGGTGCTCCATGACGCGTTCATCACCGCGGCCGTTCGCTGCGCGCCGCCGGCGAACAAGCCGACACCCGAGCAGCGCGCCCGCTGCTTCCCGTACCTGCGCGCGGAGCTCGCGGCGCTGCGCGAGATGCGGGTGGTGGTCACGCTCGGGAAGATCGCCGATGACACGGTCCACGCGCTCATCAAGGAAGCCGGCGGCTATCGCTCCGCGCGGGCGCCGTTCGCCCACCTCGCGGAGACGCGGGTCGAGCTGCCGGGCCACCCCAACCTCATAGTTTTGGCGTCCTATCACCCGAGCCGGCAGAACACGAACACCGGCGTGCTGACCGAGCCGATGCTCGACGCCGTGTTCGCGCGCGCGCGCATTTTGGCACAAGATTAGGACCGCTCGCTCGGTTTTGCGCAAACGCATAGGATTAAAGACCTAACGGCGCGGGTATCAATCGGCCGAACGCGCTGCAATCAACCGATCTGCGGCGCGCAATCGACTCCGCCGAGCGGCGTCACGAAAAGCGACGACCGCGAGTTTTGTGCGCTCAAGCAGGTATAGCCGGCCACACGCGTGGGCATATTCCGCGTGCCATGAACTTCCGGATCGACGAACGCGACCTCAGCGCCTTCCTCGTCTACGCCGCCCGCGAGCGAAGCCTGGACGCGTCGCTTCGTGCCGCCAACAAGTACGGCCGATCCGACGAGCACAAGAAATCGATCGACGCGTTGCGCGAGCTGAACAAGAAGATGCTCTTCCGCGAGACGCGCCGCGACGTTCATCCGTTCTGACGACCCGGTAGTCGCGCGCGCTACGTCGCGGGAGGCGC is a window encoding:
- a CDS encoding uracil-DNA glycosylase; its protein translation is MASSLTAIERRVVACRLCPELRDYCAEVGRVKKRAFRDHDYWAKPVPGFGDPNARVVLVGLAPGAHGSNRTGRVFTGDGSGEWLYRALHKAGFASQPVATHRGDGMVLHDAFITAAVRCAPPANKPTPEQRARCFPYLRAELAALREMRVVVTLGKIADDTVHALIKEAGGYRSARAPFAHLAETRVELPGHPNLIVLASYHPSRQNTNTGVLTEPMLDAVFARARILAQD